Proteins encoded by one window of Bacillus basilensis:
- a CDS encoding collagen-like protein encodes MREFKRNCKHEDRCDRFLPPVPPIEVGPTGPTGPTGPTGPTGPTGPTAVACCPCTNVLDNPGFDVPGVTGGDAVPGWVQTGPVSEVGDPFAHSGRFLPSGIFSRLAASIEPGGSLTQLVDVDAGCCFTLSFAADVRDGAELIAAVSFPQLVGHGCPPASTTLGPLNIPHIVPSQNQPQSVFQHYTLVVCIPDGVTAACISFQNTATGGVGATAFVDNVVFQPTGGPCTSCSQNF; translated from the coding sequence ATGAGAGAATTTAAAAGAAACTGCAAGCACGAGGATAGGTGTGATCGTTTTCTTCCCCCTGTACCTCCAATTGAAGTTGGACCAACAGGACCGACAGGACCAACAGGGCCAACAGGACCAACAGGACCAACAGGACCAACTGCAGTAGCGTGTTGCCCATGTACAAACGTTCTTGACAACCCTGGATTTGACGTACCTGGAGTGACAGGTGGTGATGCTGTACCAGGATGGGTTCAAACAGGACCCGTTTCAGAAGTAGGTGACCCTTTTGCTCATAGTGGTCGTTTTCTTCCAAGTGGTATATTTAGTCGTTTAGCTGCATCTATTGAACCTGGCGGAAGTTTGACTCAACTTGTTGATGTTGATGCAGGATGTTGTTTTACCCTTTCGTTTGCTGCGGATGTAAGAGATGGAGCAGAACTTATCGCTGCTGTATCGTTTCCACAACTCGTTGGACATGGATGTCCTCCTGCCTCTACAACGCTTGGACCACTAAACATCCCGCATATTGTACCATCTCAGAATCAACCGCAATCTGTTTTCCAACATTATACGCTTGTTGTATGTATACCTGATGGTGTAACAGCAGCATGTATTTCGTTCCAAAATACAGCAACAGGCGGAGTAGGTGCAACAGCTTTTGTAGATAATGTTGTATTCCAACCTACCGGTGGACCTTGTACTTCATGTTCACAAAATTTTTAA
- a CDS encoding spore coat protein, which produces MGNAWSAKRNKQWSALDSSNCHPSFNDANVSEAAAQESKTYQISEEYISIVDSADVQVTTTDTKAALSIQAALQAAIVVILSISIADSEKADRVTQELLQKSSVKQINRQKTFINNSRNVTVTTTDTDIAVNVQILIQLLLAILVKLNIL; this is translated from the coding sequence ATGGGAAATGCATGGAGTGCAAAGAGAAACAAACAGTGGAGTGCATTAGATTCTTCTAATTGTCATCCATCTTTTAATGATGCTAACGTTTCAGAAGCAGCTGCACAGGAAAGTAAAACTTATCAAATTTCTGAAGAATATATATCAATTGTTGATTCAGCAGATGTACAAGTTACTACTACAGATACAAAGGCAGCATTATCTATTCAAGCAGCGTTACAAGCTGCAATTGTAGTTATTTTAAGTATTTCTATAGCAGATAGTGAGAAAGCTGATCGAGTAACTCAAGAATTGTTACAAAAATCATCTGTTAAACAAATTAATAGACAAAAAACCTTTATTAACAATTCTAGAAATGTTACCGTTACGACTACTGATACAGATATAGCAGTAAATGTTCAAATTCTTATCCAACTTTTATTAGCAATATTAGTGAAACTAAATATTTTATAG